The following proteins are co-located in the Streptomyces sp. DT2A-34 genome:
- the hpaE gene encoding 5-carboxymethyl-2-hydroxymuconate semialdehyde dehydrogenase — protein MSATPEHLPSVIPHWIGGALVDAADGRTFDVADPVSNTAYAQAARGSATDMDRAVAAARAAFPEWAGLSNRARAGVLYRIADAVEARHDRLAAFESYDSGLPITQARGQARRAAENFRYFADVIVALGEEAFRQGDDQFSYVVRTPVGVAGLITPWNTPFMLESWKLAPALAAGCPLVLKPAEWTPLSASLWPEIFAEAGVPDGVVNIVHGIGEEAGQALVDHPDVPLISFTGSTDTGRHIIRSSAEHLKTVSMELGGKSPVVVFADADLEAALDSVVFGVFSLNGERCTAGSRVLVERPLYEEFTRRLAERAANVRVGLPSDPATEVGALVHPEHYERVLNYVEIGRKEGRLVAGGNRPDHLADGNYLQPTVFAEVERDARIFQEEIFGPVVAIAPFDDENEAVELANATQFGLAAYVWTSDIKRGHRIAHAVESGMVWINSHNVRDLRTPFGGVKASGVGREGGAHSIDFYTESKIVHVALAEVHTPRFGATS, from the coding sequence GTGAGCGCCACCCCTGAGCATCTTCCCTCCGTGATCCCGCACTGGATCGGCGGTGCCCTCGTCGACGCCGCGGACGGACGCACCTTCGACGTCGCCGACCCGGTCTCCAACACGGCCTACGCACAGGCCGCACGCGGCTCCGCGACCGACATGGACCGGGCGGTGGCAGCTGCCCGTGCCGCGTTCCCGGAGTGGGCCGGGCTGTCCAACCGGGCACGTGCGGGTGTCCTGTACCGGATCGCCGACGCCGTCGAGGCCCGTCATGACCGACTCGCCGCCTTCGAGTCGTACGACTCCGGGCTGCCGATCACACAGGCCCGCGGTCAGGCGCGGCGCGCGGCCGAGAACTTCCGCTACTTCGCAGACGTCATCGTGGCCCTGGGCGAGGAGGCGTTCCGGCAGGGCGACGACCAGTTCAGCTATGTAGTGCGGACGCCGGTCGGGGTCGCCGGACTGATCACTCCCTGGAACACCCCGTTCATGCTGGAGAGCTGGAAGCTCGCCCCGGCGCTGGCCGCCGGCTGCCCGCTCGTGCTGAAGCCCGCCGAATGGACCCCACTGTCCGCTTCGCTGTGGCCGGAGATCTTCGCCGAGGCCGGCGTCCCGGACGGCGTGGTCAACATCGTGCACGGCATCGGCGAGGAGGCCGGCCAGGCCCTCGTCGACCACCCGGACGTGCCGCTGATCTCCTTCACCGGCTCCACCGACACCGGCCGGCACATCATCCGCTCCTCCGCCGAGCACCTGAAGACGGTGTCGATGGAGCTGGGGGGCAAGTCACCGGTCGTCGTCTTCGCCGACGCCGACCTCGAAGCCGCCCTGGACTCGGTCGTGTTCGGGGTGTTCTCCCTCAACGGCGAGCGCTGCACGGCAGGTTCACGTGTCCTCGTCGAGCGCCCGCTCTACGAGGAGTTCACGCGCCGGCTGGCAGAGCGGGCCGCGAACGTACGCGTCGGGCTTCCTTCCGACCCGGCCACCGAGGTCGGCGCGCTGGTCCACCCCGAACACTACGAGCGTGTCCTGAACTACGTGGAGATCGGCAGGAAGGAAGGCCGTCTCGTCGCCGGCGGCAACCGCCCCGACCACCTCGCCGACGGCAACTACCTCCAGCCCACCGTCTTCGCCGAGGTCGAACGCGACGCCCGTATCTTCCAGGAGGAGATCTTCGGGCCCGTCGTCGCCATCGCCCCGTTCGACGACGAAAACGAGGCCGTGGAGCTCGCGAACGCCACGCAGTTCGGTCTGGCCGCCTACGTCTGGACCTCGGACATCAAGCGCGGCCACCGCATCGCCCACGCCGTCGAGTCCGGGATGGTCTGGATCAACTCCCACAACGTCCGTGACCTGCGCACCCCGTTCGGCGGGGTCAAGGCCTCCGGTGTCGGCCGCGAGGGCGGCGCCCACAGCATCGACTTCTACACCGAATCGAAGATCGTCCACGTCGCCCTCGCCGAGGTGCACACTCCCCGCTTCGGAGCCACATCATGA
- the dapA gene encoding 4-hydroxy-tetrahydrodipicolinate synthase, producing MKFRSDPSAIRGSIAPVVTPFTADGAVDHDSLRSLIRFQLESGSHGISLGGSTGEPSAQSVSERIAGMRTAVEEIGDRVPFLPGTGSHKLDETLELTAAAAELGADAALVITPYYARPTQEALYQWYATVAREFPDLPIVAYNVPSRTAVDIAPETVKRLFTDFENFVGVKETTKDFEHFSRVLHACGRSLLVWSGIELLCLPLLALGGAGFVSAVANLAPGAVARMYELWEAGDFDGARDLHYRLHPLVDLLFVETNPAPAKWVLHQQGRIASSHVRPPLTSPTDAGLTKIRALLREGGDLTQQIGAAQ from the coding sequence ATGAAATTCCGCAGCGACCCATCCGCCATCCGCGGATCCATCGCCCCCGTCGTCACCCCCTTCACCGCGGACGGAGCCGTCGACCACGACAGCCTGCGCTCACTGATCCGCTTCCAGCTCGAGTCCGGTTCGCACGGCATCTCGCTGGGCGGCTCCACCGGCGAGCCCAGCGCGCAGAGCGTCAGCGAGCGGATCGCCGGCATGCGGACGGCGGTCGAGGAGATCGGCGACCGCGTCCCGTTCCTGCCCGGCACCGGCTCCCACAAGCTCGATGAGACCCTCGAACTCACCGCCGCCGCGGCGGAGCTGGGCGCCGACGCCGCGCTTGTCATCACGCCGTATTACGCGCGCCCCACACAGGAGGCGCTGTACCAGTGGTACGCGACGGTGGCCCGGGAGTTCCCGGACCTGCCGATCGTCGCCTACAACGTGCCCTCGCGCACGGCCGTCGACATCGCACCCGAGACGGTGAAGCGCCTGTTCACCGACTTCGAGAACTTCGTCGGCGTGAAGGAGACCACCAAGGACTTCGAGCACTTCTCGCGAGTCCTGCACGCCTGCGGGCGCTCACTGTTGGTGTGGTCCGGCATCGAGCTGCTCTGCCTGCCCCTGCTCGCGCTCGGCGGCGCGGGGTTCGTTTCAGCCGTCGCCAATCTGGCGCCGGGTGCCGTGGCGCGGATGTACGAGCTGTGGGAGGCGGGCGATTTCGACGGAGCCCGCGATCTGCACTACCGCCTCCACCCGCTCGTCGACCTCTTGTTCGTCGAGACCAACCCGGCGCCGGCGAAGTGGGTGCTGCACCAGCAGGGACGTATCGCGTCGTCTCATGTCCGCCCGCCGCTCACCTCCCCCACCGACGCGGGGCTGACGAAGATCCGCGCATTGCTCCGCGAGGGCGGAGACCTCACCCAGCAGATCGGAGCCGCGCAGTGA
- a CDS encoding fumarylacetoacetate hydrolase family protein gives MTHPLGNPPSKIIAVHLNYPSRAKERGRIPAQPSYFLKPSSSLAGTREAIVRPEGCELLGFEGEIALVIGSRAQRVRPEDGWSHVRWVTAANDAGVYDLRYADRGSNLRSKGADGFTPIGPRLLDARQLDPDALRLRTWVNGELVQDDTTDTLLFPFGQLVADLSRLVTLEPGDVILTGTPAGASVVSPGDTVEVEVTGSGQSTGRLHNPIATGPGLETYGAMPRTDAAEREAAYGAAFTPDPLLDKRIEDGLRSVAVATLSAQLRGRGLPHMSIDGVRPTRPDMKMVGVAHTLRYLPLREDLFKRYGNGMNAQKRAVEQLRPGHVLVMDARRDTSAGTLGDILALRAQQRGAAGVVTDGGLRDSVAVTELGLPVYHGGAHPSVLGRRHVPWDTGVPIACGGALVQPGDLLVADADGVVVVPPELAEDLITDCREQEQRERFITEQVRAGHDIDGLYPLGPDWHELYERWRKQQSTQGEHT, from the coding sequence ATGACTCACCCCCTGGGGAACCCCCCGTCGAAGATCATCGCTGTCCATCTCAACTACCCCAGCCGGGCGAAGGAGCGCGGCCGGATCCCGGCGCAGCCCTCCTACTTCCTCAAGCCCTCCTCGTCGCTGGCCGGCACCAGGGAGGCCATCGTCCGCCCGGAGGGGTGTGAACTTCTCGGGTTCGAGGGCGAGATAGCCCTGGTCATCGGTAGTCGGGCCCAGCGGGTGAGGCCGGAGGACGGCTGGTCCCACGTGCGGTGGGTGACCGCCGCGAACGACGCCGGGGTCTACGACCTGCGGTATGCCGACCGCGGCTCCAACCTCCGCTCCAAGGGCGCCGACGGCTTCACCCCGATCGGGCCGCGGCTGCTGGATGCCCGCCAACTCGACCCGGACGCGCTCCGGTTGCGTACCTGGGTCAACGGCGAACTCGTGCAGGACGACACCACCGACACGCTCCTCTTCCCCTTCGGACAGCTCGTCGCCGATCTGTCGAGACTGGTCACGCTGGAGCCCGGGGACGTGATCCTGACGGGCACTCCGGCCGGCGCGTCCGTCGTCTCTCCCGGCGACACGGTGGAGGTGGAGGTCACCGGCAGCGGGCAGTCAACCGGGCGTCTGCACAACCCCATCGCCACCGGGCCCGGCCTGGAGACGTACGGTGCGATGCCGAGGACGGACGCGGCCGAACGCGAGGCCGCCTACGGAGCCGCGTTCACACCCGATCCGCTGCTCGACAAGCGCATCGAGGACGGACTGCGTTCGGTCGCGGTCGCCACGCTCAGCGCGCAGTTGCGGGGGCGCGGGCTGCCGCACATGTCCATCGACGGGGTACGTCCCACACGGCCGGACATGAAGATGGTCGGCGTCGCCCACACGCTGCGCTACCTGCCGCTGCGCGAGGACCTGTTCAAGCGGTACGGCAATGGCATGAACGCCCAGAAGCGGGCCGTAGAGCAGCTGCGGCCCGGCCATGTGCTGGTCATGGACGCCCGCCGGGACACCTCGGCCGGCACCCTCGGCGACATCCTCGCCCTGCGCGCCCAGCAGCGCGGCGCGGCCGGGGTGGTCACCGACGGAGGCCTGCGCGACAGCGTCGCCGTCACCGAACTCGGGCTGCCCGTCTACCACGGCGGAGCCCACCCCTCCGTCCTCGGCCGCCGCCATGTGCCGTGGGACACGGGGGTGCCGATCGCCTGCGGCGGAGCCCTCGTGCAGCCCGGCGACCTGCTGGTCGCAGACGCGGACGGCGTGGTCGTCGTACCGCCCGAGCTGGCCGAGGACCTGATCACCGACTGCCGGGAGCAGGAACAGCGCGAGCGCTTCATCACCGAGCAGGTGCGCGCCGGACACGACATCGACGGCCTCTATCCCCTCGGTCCCGACTGGCACGAGCTGTACGAGCGGTGGCGCAAGCAGCAGAGCACGCAAGGAGAGCACACATGA
- the hpaB gene encoding 4-hydroxyphenylacetate 3-monooxygenase, oxygenase component has product MAARTGKEFLERLSQSRPTVHIQGETLTEGIQEHPAFRNVVQTYAELYDLQHSDEHKDVLTYISPTSGEPVGTSFLTPKAPDDLVKRRKAFKVWADHSNGMLGRTGDYMNSSLMALASAADWFAQANPDFGENIRRYYEKAREEDLLCTHTLIPPQVNRAVAGTQQAGGKLAARIVKEDDNGVVIRGARMLATIAPFADEMLVFPSTVLRGTPEDKPYSYAFAIPNDTPGLRYIAREPLDYDRPRHDHPLASRFEESDCVVVFDDVHVPFERCFALGDAELCNGFYSQTSSVVHMTHQVVTRTTAKTEYVLGLVSLLTDAIGIEQFQHVQEDIAEIITTLETLRAFLRAAEADAEVNEYGVLTPAWAPLNAARNLYPKLYQRFPQILRKLGASGLMATPTELDITGPAAADIEAYLQSATLTGPERVKLFRLVWDTCISAFSSRQALYEYYFFGDPVRMAGAYVKSYDREPYRAKVQAFLERS; this is encoded by the coding sequence ATGGCCGCACGCACCGGCAAGGAATTCCTCGAGCGCCTCTCCCAGTCCCGCCCCACCGTGCACATCCAGGGCGAGACGCTCACCGAAGGAATCCAGGAACACCCCGCCTTCCGCAACGTAGTGCAGACCTACGCCGAGCTGTACGACCTCCAGCACAGCGACGAACACAAGGACGTCCTGACCTACATCTCCCCCACGTCCGGCGAACCGGTCGGCACCTCCTTCCTCACCCCGAAGGCCCCGGACGACCTCGTCAAGCGCCGAAAGGCGTTCAAGGTGTGGGCCGATCACAGCAACGGCATGCTCGGCCGCACCGGCGACTACATGAACAGCTCGCTGATGGCCCTTGCCTCGGCCGCCGACTGGTTCGCCCAGGCCAACCCCGACTTCGGCGAGAACATCCGCCGCTACTACGAGAAGGCCCGCGAAGAGGACCTGCTGTGCACGCACACGCTGATCCCGCCGCAGGTCAACCGGGCCGTGGCGGGTACCCAGCAGGCGGGCGGCAAGCTCGCGGCACGCATCGTGAAGGAGGACGACAACGGCGTGGTGATCCGTGGGGCACGCATGCTCGCCACCATCGCCCCCTTCGCCGACGAGATGCTCGTCTTCCCATCCACGGTGCTGCGTGGCACGCCGGAGGACAAGCCGTACTCGTACGCCTTCGCCATCCCCAACGACACCCCCGGCCTGCGCTACATCGCCCGCGAACCCCTCGACTACGACCGCCCGCGGCACGACCACCCCCTCGCCTCCCGCTTCGAGGAATCCGACTGTGTGGTCGTCTTCGACGACGTGCACGTGCCCTTCGAGCGCTGCTTCGCCCTCGGCGACGCCGAGCTGTGCAACGGCTTCTACTCCCAGACGTCCTCCGTGGTGCACATGACCCACCAGGTCGTCACCCGCACCACCGCCAAGACCGAGTACGTCCTGGGGTTGGTGTCACTGCTCACGGACGCCATCGGTATCGAGCAGTTCCAGCACGTCCAGGAGGACATCGCCGAGATCATCACCACGCTGGAGACGCTGCGCGCCTTCCTGCGAGCCGCGGAGGCGGACGCCGAGGTCAACGAGTACGGCGTCCTCACCCCGGCCTGGGCCCCGCTCAACGCCGCCCGCAACCTCTACCCCAAGCTCTACCAGCGCTTCCCGCAGATCCTGCGCAAGCTCGGCGCCTCCGGGCTGATGGCCACCCCGACCGAGCTCGACATCACCGGCCCGGCGGCCGCCGACATCGAGGCCTACCTCCAGTCGGCCACCCTCACCGGCCCCGAGCGCGTGAAGCTGTTCCGTCTGGTCTGGGACACCTGCATCTCCGCGTTCTCCAGCCGCCAGGCGCTGTACGAGTACTACTTCTTCGGCGACCCCGTCCGGATGGCCGGCGCGTACGTGAAGTCGTACGACCGCGAGCCGTACAGGGCGAAGGTCCAGGCGTTCCTGGAGCGCTCCTGA
- a CDS encoding flavin reductase family protein → MPEALAPPSPGALRACMSRFATGVTVVSYATDNGPRGATMNSFTSVSTEPPLVLVSVARRARCHDQLADGPFCVNILGAEQEQLARLFAGAPSTVEPRWAQGARVPRLADPLAWVECEPWRSYDGGDHTLVLGRVTGLGHRDGDALTYAWSRFGSTTESTDGIEHLF, encoded by the coding sequence ATGCCCGAAGCACTCGCTCCCCCCAGCCCCGGCGCGCTGCGTGCCTGTATGTCGCGTTTCGCCACCGGCGTCACGGTGGTGTCGTACGCGACCGACAACGGTCCGCGGGGCGCCACCATGAACTCCTTCACGTCCGTGTCCACCGAACCGCCGCTGGTTCTGGTCAGCGTCGCGCGCCGGGCCCGCTGCCACGACCAGCTGGCCGACGGGCCCTTCTGCGTGAACATCCTCGGTGCCGAACAGGAGCAGTTGGCCCGGTTGTTCGCCGGGGCCCCGAGCACCGTGGAGCCCCGCTGGGCGCAGGGCGCGCGGGTCCCCCGGCTGGCCGACCCGCTCGCCTGGGTGGAGTGCGAGCCCTGGCGCTCGTACGACGGCGGTGACCACACCCTCGTCCTCGGCCGCGTCACCGGCCTCGGTCATCGCGACGGCGACGCCCTGACCTACGCCTGGAGCCGTTTCGGTTCCACGACCGAGTCCACCGACGGCATCGAGCACCTCTTCTGA
- a CDS encoding MarR family winged helix-turn-helix transcriptional regulator has product MTQEPEPLDADHLHFWSFIDHAVDRASRELPGINPLAMRLVLTLHRAANMLVYDLESAVHRPRGWSWPGFRVLFAIWLSGPVEAKKVAELSGMSRAAVSALVNTLERDGLVSKERASYDGRAVQLGLTEAGLQAITTAFQAHNAREQEWAGALSEGEQRTLIELLGKLTAHSAHFDVRHRT; this is encoded by the coding sequence GTGACCCAGGAACCGGAACCGCTGGACGCCGACCACCTGCACTTCTGGTCGTTCATCGACCACGCCGTCGACCGGGCCTCCCGGGAACTCCCCGGCATCAACCCGCTTGCCATGCGGCTCGTACTCACCCTCCATCGCGCGGCCAACATGCTCGTGTACGACCTCGAATCCGCCGTGCACCGGCCTCGCGGCTGGTCGTGGCCCGGCTTCCGAGTGCTGTTCGCCATCTGGCTGTCGGGCCCGGTCGAGGCGAAGAAGGTTGCGGAGTTGTCCGGCATGAGCCGGGCGGCCGTGTCGGCGCTGGTGAACACGCTGGAAAGGGACGGTCTGGTGAGCAAGGAACGGGCCTCCTACGACGGGCGCGCGGTCCAGCTCGGCCTCACCGAAGCCGGCCTGCAGGCGATCACCACGGCCTTCCAGGCGCACAACGCACGTGAACAGGAGTGGGCGGGCGCACTCAGCGAAGGCGAGCAGCGGACCCTCATCGAGCTGCTCGGCAAGCTGACCGCGCACTCCGCGCACTTCGACGTCCGGCATCGCACCTGA
- a CDS encoding Lrp/AsnC family transcriptional regulator, translating into MLVDRLDREILAELQKDGRQTITELSEKVRLSISRCQRRLRELERAGVIRGYKAVLDPEAVGLGFEALVFVTLQREDQSTLAAFDEAVAAIPNVLQAQRLFGDPDCLLHIVAADLADYRKLYEGQLTRLPGVQKLTSTIVMKQIVEARPLPT; encoded by the coding sequence TTGCTTGTCGACCGCCTGGATCGCGAAATTCTTGCGGAGCTCCAGAAGGACGGCCGCCAGACGATCACGGAACTGTCGGAGAAGGTCCGGCTGAGCATCTCCCGTTGCCAGCGGCGACTGCGTGAGCTGGAGCGCGCGGGCGTGATCCGCGGATACAAGGCGGTACTGGATCCGGAGGCGGTGGGGCTCGGCTTCGAAGCACTGGTCTTCGTGACGCTGCAGCGGGAGGACCAGTCGACGCTGGCGGCCTTCGACGAGGCCGTCGCCGCCATCCCCAACGTTCTGCAGGCACAACGCCTCTTCGGCGACCCCGACTGCCTCCTGCACATCGTGGCCGCCGACCTCGCCGACTACCGAAAGCTCTACGAAGGGCAACTGACCAGGCTGCCAGGTGTGCAGAAGCTGACCTCCACCATCGTCATGAAGCAGATCGTCGAGGCGCGCCCACTCCCCACCTGA
- a CDS encoding OsmC family protein gives MSVVNEIDVKALQDTIDAVRATPELGQVTFAVDGSWQGGFRIKAQTGALTQGGERDEKRVAKYTMSSDEPTALLGTDTAVSPAEYVLQALAGCYTVTLTANAASRGIELKSFRLDLEADIDLRGFLGIDTTIRPGVQQLRVRVHIEAPDATREQLEELISLVESRSPIRDTLVNPVDVVTTLA, from the coding sequence ATGTCCGTAGTCAACGAGATCGACGTAAAGGCTCTGCAGGACACCATCGACGCCGTTCGGGCCACTCCCGAACTCGGCCAGGTCACCTTCGCTGTCGACGGTTCGTGGCAGGGCGGCTTCCGGATCAAGGCACAGACCGGCGCTCTGACGCAGGGCGGCGAGCGCGACGAGAAGCGCGTGGCGAAGTACACGATGAGCAGCGACGAGCCGACCGCGCTGCTGGGCACCGACACCGCGGTCTCGCCCGCGGAGTATGTTCTGCAGGCGCTGGCAGGCTGTTACACCGTCACACTCACCGCCAACGCCGCCTCGCGCGGCATCGAGCTCAAGAGCTTCCGCCTGGACCTCGAAGCCGACATCGACCTGCGCGGGTTCCTCGGCATCGACACCACAATCCGGCCGGGTGTGCAGCAGCTGCGCGTCCGTGTCCACATCGAGGCCCCCGATGCCACCCGCGAGCAGCTCGAAGAGCTGATCTCTCTCGTCGAGAGCCGTTCGCCCATCCGCGACACCCTCGTCAACCCGGTGGACGTCGTCACCACGCTTGCCTGA
- a CDS encoding 2,4'-dihydroxyacetophenone dioxygenase family protein: MPDMPAGEFWKNLKPIENSLRPDALPEVYLSKVATDDDRYYVPFTDTVGSRPLWINVKDNSWADILRAKEAGLVNRHYHPHEVFAYTISGKWGYLERPWTATAGDFVYESPGEGHTLVAYDSGEPMKTFFIVKGPLVWLDENGEADGFFDVHDYIKMCREHYEKVGIGADYVDSLFR, translated from the coding sequence ATGCCCGATATGCCTGCCGGTGAGTTCTGGAAGAACCTCAAGCCGATCGAGAACTCCCTGCGCCCTGACGCCCTGCCCGAGGTGTATCTGTCGAAGGTCGCTACGGACGACGACCGCTACTACGTCCCGTTCACCGACACCGTCGGCTCCCGGCCGCTGTGGATCAATGTCAAGGACAACAGCTGGGCCGACATCCTGCGGGCCAAGGAGGCAGGGCTGGTCAACCGGCACTATCACCCGCACGAGGTGTTCGCCTACACGATCTCCGGCAAGTGGGGTTACCTGGAGCGGCCCTGGACCGCGACCGCCGGCGACTTCGTCTACGAGTCGCCCGGTGAGGGGCACACGCTGGTCGCCTACGACAGCGGCGAGCCGATGAAGACGTTCTTCATCGTCAAGGGCCCGCTCGTGTGGCTGGACGAGAACGGTGAGGCCGACGGCTTCTTCGACGTGCACGACTACATCAAGATGTGCCGCGAGCACTACGAGAAGGTCGGGATCGGCGCCGACTACGTCGACTCCTTGTTCCGTTGA
- a CDS encoding helix-turn-helix domain-containing protein: MSAVSVISQVTTENVAPSERIRFWEDYNREALVGLSCTSYSEQGLLARQTNIELAGLRVAEITGNAHVIERSSQTVRATPKDSVFASLLLKGEAVFLHENGCLAVTVGELVVYDTRRPYLFGFSSSMRQILVDIPRELFGQTCLAGELPGAMVFGRSTVREGALVAALRSTVGGPVESRQANDPACVERAVLDLLAQLAAERTDGGPGPDAYRSQLIVAEDYIDRHLHDPGLDAAQVADVLGISVRHLGRIFESTGRSPMRHIVERRLVAAHRELTVPGGRQTTIADLAYRWGFSSQAHFARLFRARFGMTPSEARAEATRSASGNV; the protein is encoded by the coding sequence ATGTCCGCCGTCTCCGTGATCTCCCAAGTCACGACTGAGAACGTTGCGCCCTCGGAGCGCATTCGCTTCTGGGAGGACTACAACCGCGAGGCACTCGTCGGCCTGTCCTGCACCTCCTATTCAGAGCAAGGGCTCCTCGCCAGGCAGACCAACATCGAACTGGCCGGGTTGCGGGTGGCCGAGATCACCGGGAACGCACACGTGATCGAGCGCAGCTCACAGACGGTCAGAGCCACACCCAAGGACTCGGTGTTTGCGAGCTTGCTGCTCAAGGGTGAGGCAGTGTTCCTGCACGAGAACGGTTGCCTGGCGGTCACGGTGGGTGAGCTTGTCGTCTACGACACGCGCCGGCCGTATCTGTTCGGGTTCTCTTCCTCGATGCGCCAGATCCTCGTGGACATCCCGCGCGAGCTGTTCGGTCAGACCTGCCTCGCGGGCGAACTGCCCGGGGCGATGGTGTTCGGCAGATCCACGGTGCGGGAGGGGGCGCTGGTCGCCGCGTTGCGTTCCACGGTCGGCGGGCCGGTGGAGTCGCGGCAGGCCAACGATCCCGCCTGCGTCGAGCGGGCCGTGCTCGACCTGCTCGCGCAGCTCGCGGCGGAACGGACGGATGGCGGGCCGGGGCCCGATGCCTACCGTTCGCAGTTGATAGTCGCCGAGGACTACATCGACAGGCATCTGCACGACCCGGGCCTGGACGCGGCTCAGGTCGCTGATGTCCTGGGTATCTCCGTACGGCACCTGGGCCGGATCTTCGAGTCCACCGGCAGGTCTCCCATGCGGCACATCGTGGAGCGGCGACTGGTAGCGGCGCACCGGGAACTCACCGTTCCGGGAGGACGGCAGACCACCATTGCCGACCTGGCGTACCGGTGGGGCTTCTCCAGCCAGGCTCACTTCGCTCGCCTCTTCCGCGCGAGATTCGGTATGACCCCGAGTGAGGCCCGTGCGGAGGCCACCAGGAGCGCATCAGGCAACGTTTGA
- a CDS encoding pectate lyase: MATPSASKTPAATTSVPASSAGGVLGAWPTPTGDKSVTSTIKVPTSLNGGMKRFIGSGALGGDSQDEDQDPIFELADGATLENVILGDPAADGVHCLGSCTLRNVWWQDVGEDAATFKGTSASATYVVDGGGARQADDKVFQFNGQGKLTVKNFQAENFGKLVRMCGNCKTQYQRHAVISNVKVTSPGKVLVGVNANYGDTATLSGVTVVGDSARKITICERFKGNNTGAEPSSLGTGSDGTHCLYSASDITYK, encoded by the coding sequence GTGGCCACCCCCTCGGCGTCCAAGACCCCAGCGGCCACCACCTCCGTCCCCGCGTCCTCCGCGGGCGGCGTCCTCGGCGCCTGGCCGACGCCCACGGGCGACAAGTCGGTGACCTCGACCATCAAGGTGCCGACCTCGCTGAACGGCGGCATGAAGCGCTTCATCGGCTCGGGCGCCCTTGGCGGCGACAGCCAGGACGAGGACCAGGACCCCATCTTCGAACTCGCCGACGGGGCCACGCTGGAGAACGTCATACTCGGTGACCCGGCCGCCGACGGTGTCCACTGCCTGGGCAGTTGCACCCTCCGCAACGTCTGGTGGCAGGACGTCGGCGAGGACGCCGCCACCTTCAAGGGCACGTCCGCGTCCGCGACGTACGTTGTCGACGGCGGCGGAGCGCGGCAGGCCGACGACAAGGTCTTCCAGTTCAACGGCCAGGGAAAGCTCACCGTCAAAAACTTCCAGGCCGAGAACTTCGGCAAGCTGGTCCGGATGTGCGGCAACTGCAAGACGCAGTACCAGCGGCACGCCGTGATCAGCAACGTCAAGGTGACCAGTCCCGGCAAGGTCCTGGTCGGCGTCAACGCCAACTACGGTGACACCGCGACCCTCTCGGGCGTGACGGTCGTCGGCGACAGCGCCAGGAAGATCACCATCTGCGAGCGCTTCAAGGGCAACAACACCGGCGCTGAACCATCGTCCCTCGGCACCGGGTCGGACGGCACCCACTGCCTCTACAGCGCCTCGGACATCACCTACAAGTGA